One stretch of Zingiber officinale cultivar Zhangliang chromosome 6B, Zo_v1.1, whole genome shotgun sequence DNA includes these proteins:
- the LOC121990461 gene encoding transcription factor MYB61-like has product MKEHQRSAQQALDSCFYYSLEEMGRPSCCSKEKLKKGLWSPEEDEKLYAHVITHGVDCWSSVPKSAGLRRCGKSCRLRWINYLRPGLKKGKLSRQEEDLIVSLHQVLGNRWSLIASHLPGRTDNEIKNMWNSSLKKKLCQQGIDPSSHMPLSEVKAPAGLSMEEKPGFDPSSLLIQDGFLDGSENSSDWNVIGDAAWTWAIDSECVGAWHEKKDFESSEQYGNGCPRLMRSLSYDLAEAGFSEFDVGFF; this is encoded by the exons ATGAAAGAGCATCAAAGGTCTGCTCAGCAAGCACTAGATTCTTGTTTCTACTATTCTTTGGAGGAAATGGGAAGACCTTCTTGTTGTTCCAAGGAGAAGCTGAAGAAGGGCTTGTGGTCTCCTGAAGAAGACGAGAAGCTTTACGCTCATGTCATCACACATGGAGTTGACTGCTGGAGCTCTGTGCCGAAATCAGCAG GACTTCGCCGCTGCGGTAAAAGTTGTCGGCTCCGGTGGATCAACTACCTCAGGCCCGGCCTAAAAAAAGGCAAGCTTTCGCGGCAAGAAGAGGACCTGATTGTGAGCCTACACCAAGTTCTCGGAAACAG GTGGTCACTGATTGCATCCCATTTGCCGGGAcgaacggacaacgagatcaagaACATGTGGAACTCAAGCCTCAAGAAGAAACTCTGCCAGCAGGGGATCGACCCGAGCAGCCACATGCCGCTGAGTGAGGTAAAGGCGCCAGCTGGGTTGTCGATGGAGGAGAAGCCAGGCTTTGACCCTTCTTCGCTGCTCATTCAAGATGGTTTCTTGGATGGTTCAGAAAACAGCAGCGACTGGAATGTGATTGGGGATGCAGCCTGGACTTGGGCGATCGACAGTGAGTGCGTTGGTGCATGGCATGAGAAGAAAGACTTTGAGAGTTCAGAACAGTACGGCAATGGCTGTCCGAGATTGATGAGGTCACTGTCGTATGATCTTGCTGAAGCCGGATTCAGTGAATTTGATGTTGGTTTCTTCTAG